The following proteins are encoded in a genomic region of Burkholderia pyrrocinia:
- a CDS encoding amidase yields the protein MTATVSFSSTPADVEAGDLCDLPARTMLDLLKTRQISTCDLLDAHLARIATVNPRVNALVTVVDPDALRARARDIDARWMRGEWQGPLHGLPVSQKDLTATRGVRTTYGSRLFGDHVPQHDALIVRRCASAGALMIGKSNTPEFGAGSHTFNEVFGTTRNPWDLSRSVGGSSGGAAASLACGMNPLACGSDMGGSLRNPAAWNNVVGLRPSPGRVPRAPDLNGWATLGVDGPMARDVADTALLLSAIAGPSGETATELAEPGARFALPLERDFRGTRIAMSRGLPGVPVDPEIQRAVDAQAQVFAALGCEVEFADPDLADAEDVFRVERAWMIGTLVDGLDDAQRAALKPEIHDEYRLHCALTAADLGRMFVRKTRLFERMRAFMQRHAFYVLPTTQVMPFDAGLRLPAGVMGVANHTYIDWMRVCWYLSSTEVPILSVPCGFGADGLPIGMQIVGGHRDDWGVLQFGHAYEVAAGRRWTPPPVVADAMR from the coding sequence ATGACCGCCACCGTTTCGTTTTCGTCCACGCCCGCCGACGTCGAGGCCGGCGACCTGTGCGACCTGCCCGCGCGCACGATGCTCGACCTGTTGAAGACGCGGCAGATCAGCACCTGCGACTTGCTCGACGCGCATCTCGCGCGGATCGCGACGGTCAACCCGCGCGTGAACGCGCTCGTGACCGTCGTCGATCCCGACGCGCTGCGTGCCCGGGCGCGTGACATCGACGCCCGCTGGATGCGCGGCGAATGGCAGGGGCCGCTGCACGGGCTGCCCGTGTCGCAGAAGGATCTGACCGCGACGCGCGGCGTGCGCACGACGTACGGCTCGCGCCTGTTCGGCGATCACGTGCCGCAGCACGATGCGCTGATCGTGCGCCGCTGCGCGAGCGCCGGCGCGCTGATGATCGGCAAGTCGAACACGCCCGAATTCGGCGCCGGGTCGCATACGTTCAACGAGGTGTTCGGCACGACGCGCAACCCGTGGGATCTGAGCCGATCGGTGGGCGGCAGCAGCGGCGGCGCGGCCGCATCGCTCGCGTGCGGGATGAACCCGCTCGCATGCGGCAGCGACATGGGCGGCTCGCTGCGCAATCCGGCCGCATGGAACAACGTCGTCGGATTGCGGCCGTCGCCGGGCCGCGTGCCGCGCGCGCCGGACCTGAACGGCTGGGCGACGCTCGGCGTCGACGGGCCGATGGCGCGCGATGTCGCCGACACTGCGTTGCTGCTCTCCGCGATCGCAGGGCCGAGCGGGGAAACCGCGACCGAGCTCGCGGAACCCGGCGCGCGCTTCGCGCTGCCGCTCGAGCGCGACTTTCGCGGCACGCGCATCGCGATGTCGCGCGGGTTGCCCGGCGTGCCGGTCGATCCGGAAATCCAGCGCGCGGTGGACGCGCAGGCGCAGGTGTTTGCCGCGCTCGGCTGCGAGGTCGAGTTCGCCGACCCCGATCTCGCCGATGCCGAGGACGTGTTCCGCGTGGAGCGCGCGTGGATGATCGGCACGCTGGTCGACGGGCTCGACGACGCGCAGCGTGCGGCGCTGAAACCCGAGATTCACGACGAATACCGGCTGCATTGCGCGCTGACGGCCGCCGATCTCGGCCGCATGTTCGTGCGCAAGACGCGCCTGTTCGAGCGGATGCGCGCGTTCATGCAGCGTCATGCGTTCTATGTGCTGCCGACCACGCAGGTGATGCCGTTCGACGCCGGCCTGCGCTTGCCCGCAGGCGTGATGGGCGTCGCGAACCACACCTACATCGACTGGATGCGCGTGTGCTGGTACCTGTCGTCGACCGAGGTGCCGATCCTGTCGGTGCCGTGCGGATTCGGCGCGGACGGCTTGCCGATCGGCATGCAGATCGTCGGCGGGCACCGCGACGACTGGGGCGTGCTGCAGTTCGGCCATGCGTACGAAGTCGCGGCCGGCCGCCGCTGGACACCGCCGCCCGTCGTCGCCGACGCGATGCGCTGA
- a CDS encoding MFS transporter, with translation MKAPRADSMFGGHVGDAAASPSNRQLIVAITIGNGLEFFDLTVFSFFAVLLGKLFFPAVSAQQQLLMSVATFGVGFIARPVGGVVIGLVADRFGRVPAMNLTLVTMAIGTGMIGVLPTYAQIGVAAPVLVVLARLLQGFSAGGEVGVSTSLLAERAPAGERGYYTSWQFASQGAAALAGSFVGFLLSYFLDTASLESWGWRVPFLAGVLIAPVGLYLRARFNAIEQHAPAAAARRSSTVLGTVLRRDGGAVLTALGLVIGGTAAHFIVLYYMSTYAIKVLHLPMDTALWCGILSGAVMFVAAPIGGRLADRTGSKRVALWSRVALTVLILPGFWLMRVVPSIATMYAVVMLLAALHSINAGANGVILAELFPRSTRATALSIAYAGGVSIFGGFAQFIVTWMIGATGNPAAPAWYVIVCGVLSLVALAFASNRSDHDA, from the coding sequence ATGAAGGCGCCCCGAGCGGACAGCATGTTCGGCGGGCATGTCGGCGACGCTGCCGCATCCCCGTCCAATCGCCAGCTGATCGTCGCAATCACGATCGGCAACGGCCTCGAATTCTTCGATCTCACCGTGTTCAGCTTCTTTGCGGTGCTGCTCGGCAAACTGTTCTTTCCGGCCGTGTCCGCGCAGCAGCAATTGCTGATGTCGGTCGCGACGTTCGGCGTCGGCTTCATCGCTCGGCCGGTCGGCGGCGTCGTGATCGGACTCGTCGCCGACCGCTTCGGCCGCGTGCCGGCGATGAACCTCACGCTCGTCACGATGGCGATCGGCACCGGGATGATCGGCGTACTGCCGACCTACGCGCAGATCGGTGTCGCGGCGCCCGTGCTGGTCGTGCTCGCGCGGCTGCTGCAGGGCTTTTCGGCCGGCGGCGAGGTCGGCGTGTCGACGTCGCTGCTCGCCGAGCGCGCACCGGCGGGCGAGCGCGGTTACTACACGAGCTGGCAGTTCGCGAGTCAGGGCGCCGCGGCGCTGGCTGGCTCGTTCGTCGGCTTCCTGCTGTCGTATTTCCTCGACACGGCGTCGCTCGAATCGTGGGGCTGGCGCGTGCCGTTCCTCGCGGGCGTGCTGATCGCGCCGGTCGGCCTTTACCTGCGCGCGCGCTTCAACGCGATCGAGCAGCACGCGCCGGCCGCGGCCGCGCGGCGCTCGTCGACGGTGCTCGGCACCGTGCTGCGGCGCGACGGCGGCGCCGTGCTGACGGCGCTCGGCCTCGTGATCGGCGGCACCGCCGCGCATTTCATCGTGCTGTATTACATGTCGACGTACGCGATCAAGGTGCTGCACCTGCCGATGGATACCGCGCTGTGGTGCGGGATCCTGTCCGGCGCCGTGATGTTCGTCGCCGCGCCGATCGGCGGCCGGCTGGCGGACCGCACTGGCAGCAAGCGTGTCGCGCTGTGGTCACGCGTGGCGCTGACCGTCTTGATCCTGCCGGGCTTCTGGCTGATGCGCGTGGTGCCGTCGATCGCGACGATGTATGCGGTCGTGATGCTGCTCGCCGCGCTGCACTCGATCAACGCCGGCGCGAACGGCGTGATCCTCGCCGAGCTGTTCCCGAGGAGCACGCGCGCCACCGCGCTGTCGATCGCGTATGCGGGCGGCGTGTCGATCTTCGGCGGCTTCGCGCAGTTCATCGTCACGTGGATGATCGGCGCGACCGGCAATCCGGCCGCGCCTGCGTGGTACGTGATCGTCTGCGGCGTGCTGTCGCTCGTCGCGCTCGCGTTCGCGTCGAATCGCAGCGATCACGATGCGTGA
- a CDS encoding LysR substrate-binding domain-containing protein, which produces MKHHQLRALAAIAEHGSLRAAARAIHLSQPALTKAIRELELDLGVPLVTRNARGAQLTRFGQAVYARARLILSEMQHARDDVIQLSGGKEGALACALTPLMSLGFLPAALDAFRQRMPTIRLDVREGFLDTALPRLRDGSLDFVIAIVDATRLSPEFMFRPLLESELILMTRASNPLRHSTSLAQLQDAQWILNTSPESIGRLLQDVFVAHGYPAPQPIVECTSFSAAFSLSVHTDTVSCVPKSFMEVDWIRERMVAIDVEETIPAVSVGVLTRRDALNTIACDYLIHCFVEAVRRHDRAKLLWR; this is translated from the coding sequence GTGAAACACCACCAGCTCCGGGCGCTTGCCGCCATCGCCGAACACGGCAGCCTGCGCGCGGCCGCGCGCGCGATCCACCTGTCGCAGCCCGCGCTGACGAAGGCGATTCGCGAACTCGAACTCGATCTCGGCGTGCCGCTCGTCACGCGCAATGCGCGCGGCGCGCAGCTCACGCGCTTCGGGCAGGCCGTCTATGCGCGCGCACGGCTGATCCTCTCGGAGATGCAGCACGCGCGCGACGACGTGATCCAGTTGTCGGGCGGCAAGGAAGGCGCGCTCGCGTGCGCGCTGACGCCGCTGATGTCGCTCGGCTTCCTGCCGGCCGCACTCGACGCGTTCCGCCAGCGGATGCCGACGATCCGCCTCGACGTGCGCGAAGGCTTCCTGGATACGGCGCTGCCGCGCCTGCGCGACGGCTCGCTCGACTTCGTGATCGCGATCGTCGATGCGACCCGGCTGTCGCCGGAATTCATGTTCCGGCCGCTGCTCGAATCGGAGCTGATCCTGATGACGCGCGCGAGCAATCCGCTGCGTCACAGCACGTCGCTCGCGCAGCTGCAGGATGCGCAATGGATCCTCAACACGTCGCCGGAAAGCATCGGCCGGCTGCTGCAGGACGTGTTCGTCGCGCACGGTTATCCGGCGCCGCAGCCGATCGTCGAATGCACATCGTTCAGCGCGGCGTTTTCGCTGTCGGTGCACACCGATACCGTGTCGTGCGTGCCGAAGAGCTTCATGGAGGTCGACTGGATTCGCGAGCGGATGGTCGCGATCGACGTGGAGGAAACGATTCCGGCCGTGTCGGTCGGCGTGCTCACGCGCCGCGATGCGCTGAACACGATCGCCTGCGACTACCTGATCCATTGCTTCGTCGAGGCCGTGCGCCGGCACGATCGCGCGAAGCTGCTGTGGCGGTAG
- a CDS encoding LysR family transcriptional regulator produces the protein MDELLSMRLFVKVADWQSFARAAADLNISNSSATRLIMSLEDRLATRLLNRTTRSLSLTDAGRIYLNQIRRVIDEIDHVEETIASLNHEPIGSLRIVAPVMFGMQVLAPALGSFKRRHPNVVPEVTIVDRHVDLASEGFDVGLLLTQRISGVNTVRRVLTRLALVVCASRQYVEQHGRPTHPRDLECHACLLFHSDYAGEYLLFECDDAHLSIRPNKSASSNNMGLIRQFVLDGMGVAILPSFLVEQDIRDGRLLPLLDGYRIQDLEMNIAYPSRRHFPRKARLFVDHVLEHFAA, from the coding sequence ATGGACGAACTTCTATCGATGCGTTTATTCGTCAAGGTTGCCGATTGGCAGAGCTTCGCCAGGGCCGCCGCCGACCTGAACATTTCCAACTCGTCCGCGACGCGGCTGATCATGAGTCTCGAAGACCGCCTCGCCACTCGTCTGCTGAATCGCACGACCCGCAGCCTGTCGCTGACCGACGCGGGACGCATCTACCTGAATCAGATTCGCCGCGTGATCGACGAGATCGACCATGTCGAGGAAACGATCGCGTCGCTGAACCATGAACCGATCGGCTCGCTGAGAATCGTCGCGCCCGTGATGTTCGGCATGCAGGTGCTCGCGCCGGCGCTCGGCTCGTTCAAGCGGCGCCACCCGAACGTCGTCCCCGAGGTCACGATCGTCGACCGTCACGTCGATCTTGCCTCCGAAGGCTTCGACGTCGGCCTGCTGCTCACGCAGCGCATCAGCGGCGTCAATACCGTGCGGCGCGTGCTGACGCGGCTCGCGCTCGTCGTCTGCGCGTCACGGCAATACGTCGAGCAGCACGGACGGCCGACGCACCCGCGCGACCTCGAATGTCACGCGTGCCTGCTGTTCCATTCCGATTACGCAGGCGAATACCTGCTGTTCGAGTGCGACGACGCGCACCTCAGTATTCGACCGAACAAATCGGCATCGTCGAACAACATGGGCCTGATCCGGCAATTCGTACTGGACGGCATGGGCGTCGCGATCCTGCCGAGCTTTCTCGTCGAGCAGGATATCCGCGACGGCCGCCTGCTGCCGCTGCTCGACGGCTACCGGATCCAGGATCTCGAGATGAATATCGCCTATCCGAGCCGCCGCCACTTTCCGCGCAAGGCGCGCCTGTTCGTCGATCACGTGCTCGAGCATTTCGCCGCGTAG
- a CDS encoding transglycosylase domain-containing protein, whose translation MNRPLNRILPRMTGLASVWTWVKWSLLAALLIAVAIVARLVQTEIETSRLQAHYLSELTRDVGYTVETGPSDHIRFPANGPYDQRLGYAMIPSFQERLLARGFVVSKQARDSQRMQSLGDRGLFLPYEEKDQAGLMLFDSTGSPLFATVFPQRVYADFDTVPRVVADSLLFIEDRYLLDANEPNRNPAIDWGRFSRALADQALHVVNRHQARPGGSTLATQIEKFRHSPEGRTATPPEKLRQIASASVRAYLNGPQTMLARRTIVVRYLNSVPLAARPHVGEITGIGDGLAAWYGRDFNDVNRILSAPTTGDNVDEQGKAFREVLSLIIAQRAPSYFLNRGYPVLQRLTDSYLRLLSGGGVISPALRDAALSAQIERSAPPAAAHVQSFVSRKAVTSARASLLSALGIGDLYQLDQLDLQATSTLDNGVQQAVAERLARASTRDGAQAAGLYGFEMLAPKDDPSHLTYSFTLYEHRNGANMLRVQTDSVNEPFDVNRGGRINLGSTAKLRTLITYLQIVSDLHARYANLSNAELARVKPDPIDGLSHWALDYLSHTRDRSLQAMLDAAVERKYSASPDVFYTGGGAQVFSNFDKSDNGRILTLHAAFEHSVNLVFVRLMRDIVHYETLQAAGPSSSWLNDPEQRQHYLQQFVDGESQVYVKRYYTRYAGKAPDDALALMLHDVRKSPPKIATVLRSVAPNESLAWFDAQMRAQLKGTPAATLSDDDLAALYAKYAIGRFNLNDRGYIASVHPLALWTLNYLRAHPGASLRDVQRDSHDARFYTYSWLYKTRYHATQDRRIRRMVELRAYAEITKAWRALGYPFAEVTPSYAAAIGASGDQPDALAKLIGLIANGGQKAPTETITRLDFAKGTPYETRFVRAAAQPQPMLSPEIVNVTHTLLRDVVLNGTARRIAGGFTLPDGKTLDVYGKTGTGDQRFNVYARGARLIESRKVNRSGTFVFVIGDRFFGVLTATAHEPYAARYDFTSAMAVQLLRSMAPALAPLIERPANAGPRTAGPAPQAEMPAARPS comes from the coding sequence ATGAATCGGCCGCTGAATCGTATCCTGCCGCGCATGACCGGTCTTGCATCGGTCTGGACGTGGGTCAAGTGGTCTTTGCTGGCCGCGCTGCTGATCGCGGTGGCGATCGTTGCGCGACTCGTCCAGACCGAGATCGAAACGTCCCGGCTGCAGGCGCATTACTTGTCCGAGCTCACCCGCGACGTCGGCTACACGGTCGAAACGGGCCCGAGCGACCATATCCGCTTCCCCGCCAACGGCCCTTACGACCAGCGCCTCGGCTACGCGATGATTCCATCGTTCCAGGAGCGGCTGCTCGCGCGCGGCTTCGTCGTCAGCAAGCAGGCACGCGATTCGCAACGGATGCAGTCGCTCGGCGATCGCGGGTTGTTCCTCCCTTACGAAGAGAAGGACCAGGCGGGCCTGATGCTGTTCGACTCGACCGGCTCGCCGCTGTTCGCGACCGTGTTCCCGCAGCGCGTCTATGCCGACTTCGACACGGTGCCGCGCGTGGTCGCCGATTCCCTGCTGTTCATCGAGGATCGCTACCTGCTCGATGCGAACGAACCGAACCGCAACCCGGCGATCGACTGGGGCCGCTTCAGCCGCGCGCTCGCCGACCAGGCGCTGCACGTCGTCAACCGTCACCAGGCGCGCCCGGGCGGCAGCACGCTCGCGACGCAGATCGAGAAGTTCCGCCATTCGCCCGAGGGCCGCACCGCGACGCCGCCCGAGAAGCTGCGGCAGATCGCGTCCGCGTCGGTCCGTGCCTACCTGAACGGTCCGCAGACGATGCTCGCGCGCCGCACGATCGTGGTGCGCTACCTGAACTCGGTGCCGCTCGCCGCTCGGCCGCATGTCGGCGAGATCACGGGCATCGGCGACGGTCTCGCCGCATGGTACGGCCGCGACTTCAACGACGTGAACCGCATCCTGTCGGCGCCGACCACCGGCGACAACGTCGACGAACAGGGCAAGGCGTTCCGCGAAGTGCTGTCGCTGATCATCGCGCAGCGTGCGCCGTCGTACTTCCTCAACCGCGGCTATCCGGTGCTGCAGCGGCTGACCGACAGCTACCTGCGGCTGCTGTCGGGCGGCGGCGTGATCTCGCCCGCCCTGCGCGACGCCGCGCTCTCCGCGCAGATCGAACGCAGCGCGCCGCCGGCCGCCGCGCATGTGCAGTCGTTCGTGTCGCGCAAGGCCGTGACGTCCGCGCGCGCGTCGCTGTTGTCGGCGCTCGGCATCGGCGACCTGTACCAGCTCGACCAGCTCGACCTGCAGGCAACGAGCACGCTCGACAACGGCGTGCAGCAGGCCGTCGCCGAGCGGCTCGCGCGGGCGTCGACCCGCGACGGCGCGCAGGCCGCCGGCCTGTACGGTTTCGAGATGCTCGCGCCGAAGGACGACCCGTCGCACCTCACGTACAGCTTCACGCTGTACGAACACCGCAACGGCGCGAACATGCTGCGCGTGCAGACCGACAGCGTGAACGAACCGTTCGACGTGAATCGCGGCGGCCGTATCAACCTCGGCTCGACCGCGAAACTGCGTACGCTGATCACGTACCTGCAGATCGTCTCCGACCTGCATGCGCGCTATGCGAACCTGTCGAACGCGGAGCTTGCCCGGGTGAAGCCCGACCCGATCGACGGGCTGTCGCACTGGGCGCTCGACTATCTGTCGCATACGCGCGATCGGTCGCTGCAGGCGATGCTCGACGCGGCCGTCGAACGCAAGTATTCGGCGAGCCCCGACGTGTTCTACACGGGCGGCGGCGCACAGGTGTTCTCGAACTTCGACAAGTCGGACAACGGCCGCATCCTGACGCTGCACGCGGCGTTCGAGCATTCGGTCAACCTGGTGTTCGTGCGGCTGATGCGCGACATCGTCCACTACGAGACGCTGCAGGCGGCCGGCCCGTCGTCGTCGTGGCTCAACGATCCCGAGCAGCGCCAGCATTACCTGCAACAGTTCGTCGACGGCGAAAGCCAGGTCTACGTGAAGCGCTACTACACGCGCTACGCGGGCAAGGCGCCCGACGATGCGCTCGCGCTGATGCTGCACGACGTGCGCAAGTCGCCGCCGAAGATCGCGACGGTGCTGCGCAGCGTCGCGCCGAACGAATCGCTCGCGTGGTTCGATGCGCAGATGCGCGCGCAACTGAAAGGCACGCCGGCCGCGACGCTATCCGACGACGACCTCGCCGCGCTCTACGCGAAGTACGCGATCGGCCGCTTCAACCTCAACGATCGCGGCTATATCGCGAGCGTGCACCCGCTCGCGCTGTGGACGCTCAACTACCTGCGCGCGCACCCGGGCGCGTCGCTCCGCGACGTCCAGCGCGACAGCCACGATGCGCGTTTCTACACGTACTCGTGGCTGTACAAGACGCGCTACCACGCGACCCAGGACCGGCGCATCCGTCGCATGGTCGAGTTGCGCGCGTACGCGGAGATCACAAAAGCGTGGCGCGCGCTCGGCTACCCGTTCGCGGAAGTCACGCCGTCCTACGCGGCCGCGATCGGCGCATCGGGCGACCAGCCCGACGCGCTCGCGAAACTGATCGGGCTGATCGCGAACGGCGGCCAGAAGGCGCCGACCGAAACGATCACGCGGCTCGACTTCGCGAAGGGCACGCCGTACGAGACGCGCTTCGTGCGCGCGGCCGCGCAGCCGCAGCCGATGCTGTCGCCGGAAATCGTCAACGTGACGCACACGCTGCTGCGCGACGTCGTGCTCAACGGCACCGCGCGCCGCATCGCGGGCGGCTTCACGCTGCCCGACGGCAAGACGCTCGACGTGTACGGCAAGACGGGGACGGGCGACCAGCGCTTCAACGTCTATGCGCGCGGCGCGCGGCTGATCGAGTCGCGCAAGGTCAACCGCAGCGGCACTTTCGTGTTCGTGATCGGCGACCGGTTCTTCGGGGTCCTGACGGCGACCGCGCACGAACCGTATGCGGCGCGCTACGACTTCACGAGCGCGATGGCCGTGCAGTTGCTGCGGTCGATGGCGCCGGCGCTCGCGCCGCTGATCGAACGCCCGGCCAACGCCGGCCCGCGCACCGCGGGCCCCGCACCGCAGGCGGAAATGCCCGCGGCGCGGCCATCCTGA
- a CDS encoding GFA family protein → MLYRGSCHCGDVKFEAEGDLQGVMACNCSICQRKGALMWFVPRDHMTLLTPDENLATYMFNKHVIRHRFCKRCGIHAFGEGVHPDGSAMAAINVRCLENIDLDALPVTHYDGRSH, encoded by the coding sequence ATGCTTTATCGCGGAAGCTGTCACTGCGGAGACGTGAAGTTCGAGGCGGAAGGCGACCTGCAGGGCGTGATGGCGTGCAACTGCTCGATCTGCCAGCGCAAGGGCGCGCTGATGTGGTTCGTGCCGCGCGACCACATGACGCTCCTCACGCCCGACGAGAATCTCGCGACCTACATGTTCAACAAGCACGTGATCCGGCATCGCTTCTGCAAGCGCTGCGGGATTCATGCGTTCGGCGAGGGCGTCCATCCGGACGGCTCCGCGATGGCCGCGATCAACGTGCGCTGCCTCGAGAATATCGATCTCGACGCGCTACCCGTCACGCACTACGACGGCCGCTCGCACTGA
- a CDS encoding DUF1272 domain-containing protein — MLELRPGCECCDKDLPPDSADARICTFECTFCATCADEVLRGRCPNCGGDLVVRPRRPESLLAKYPASTERIHKPGGCANA, encoded by the coding sequence ATGCTCGAACTGCGCCCCGGCTGCGAATGCTGCGACAAGGACCTGCCGCCCGATTCGGCGGATGCGCGCATCTGTACCTTTGAATGCACGTTCTGCGCGACCTGCGCCGACGAGGTACTGAGGGGCCGCTGCCCGAACTGCGGCGGCGACCTGGTCGTGCGCCCGCGGCGGCCGGAGAGCCTGCTCGCGAAATACCCGGCGTCGACGGAGCGCATCCACAAGCCGGGCGGCTGCGCGAACGCCTGA
- a CDS encoding FadR/GntR family transcriptional regulator codes for MIQRDLHGQTAFRLATAILRGDYPPESLLPREPDLMEMYGVSRTVMREALRTLTSKGLVESRPKVGTRVRPCRAWNLLDADLLDWYARVAPPLAFALKLQEMREMIEPFAAALAARAHTPEAFDAIDDAARAMAAARNVDEWVRADLRFHLSVLEAGGNELLVPLGALIDRTLEAQLHLNARRADVYNASLAEHTAVSDAIRVRDEDGARRAMVALLAVTRARIEMS; via the coding sequence ATCATTCAACGCGACCTGCATGGACAGACGGCCTTCCGGCTTGCGACGGCGATCCTGCGCGGCGACTATCCGCCCGAGTCGCTGCTGCCGAGGGAGCCTGACCTGATGGAGATGTACGGCGTAAGCCGCACGGTGATGCGCGAGGCGCTGCGCACGCTGACGTCGAAGGGGCTCGTCGAATCGCGGCCGAAGGTCGGCACGCGGGTGCGACCGTGCCGCGCGTGGAACCTGCTCGACGCCGACCTGCTCGACTGGTACGCGCGCGTCGCGCCGCCGCTCGCGTTCGCGCTGAAGCTGCAGGAGATGCGCGAAATGATCGAGCCGTTCGCGGCCGCGCTTGCCGCGCGTGCGCATACGCCGGAAGCGTTCGATGCGATCGACGACGCGGCGCGCGCGATGGCCGCTGCGCGCAACGTCGACGAATGGGTGCGCGCCGACTTGCGCTTTCACCTGAGCGTGCTCGAGGCCGGCGGCAACGAGCTGCTGGTGCCGCTCGGCGCGCTGATCGATCGCACGCTCGAGGCGCAACTGCATCTGAATGCGCGCCGAGCGGACGTGTACAACGCGTCGCTCGCCGAGCACACGGCCGTCAGCGATGCGATCCGCGTGCGCGACGAGGACGGCGCGCGCCGCGCGATGGTGGCGCTGCTCGCGGTGACGCGCGCGCGGATCGAGATGTCGTAG
- the dgoD gene encoding galactonate dehydratase, giving the protein MKITRLETFVVPPRWLFLKIETDEGIVGWGEPIVEGRAHTVEAAVQELADYLVGRDPLLIEDHWQVMYRAGFYRGGPIMMSAIAGVDQALWDIKGKHHGVPVHALLGGQVRDRIKVYSWIGGDRPSDVANNARAVVERGFKAVKMNGSEELQIVDTYDKVEQVIANVAAVRDAVGPHVGIGVDFHGRVHKPMAKVLAKELDPYKLMFIEEPVLSENAEALRDIVNQTNTPIALGERLYSRWDFKHILAGGYVDIIQPDASHAGGITECRKIATLAESYDVALALHCPLGPIALAACLQLDAVSYNAFIQEQSLGIHYNQGNDLLDYLRNPEVFRYEDGFVAIPQGPGLGIDVNEEKVREMARTGHRWRNPVWRHEDGSVAEW; this is encoded by the coding sequence ATGAAAATCACCCGCCTCGAAACCTTCGTCGTCCCGCCGCGCTGGCTGTTCCTCAAGATCGAAACCGACGAGGGCATCGTCGGCTGGGGCGAGCCGATCGTCGAAGGGCGCGCACACACGGTCGAGGCCGCCGTGCAGGAGCTGGCCGACTACCTCGTCGGCCGCGACCCGCTGCTGATCGAGGATCACTGGCAGGTGATGTACCGCGCGGGCTTCTACCGCGGCGGCCCGATCATGATGAGCGCGATCGCAGGCGTCGACCAGGCGCTGTGGGACATCAAGGGCAAGCATCACGGCGTGCCCGTGCACGCGCTGCTGGGCGGCCAGGTACGCGATCGCATCAAGGTGTATTCGTGGATCGGCGGCGACCGGCCGAGCGACGTCGCGAACAATGCGCGCGCGGTCGTCGAGCGCGGCTTCAAGGCAGTGAAGATGAACGGCTCCGAGGAGCTGCAGATCGTCGACACCTACGACAAGGTCGAGCAGGTGATCGCGAACGTCGCGGCCGTGCGCGACGCGGTCGGCCCGCACGTCGGGATCGGCGTCGACTTCCACGGCCGCGTGCACAAGCCGATGGCGAAGGTGCTCGCGAAGGAGCTCGACCCGTACAAGCTGATGTTCATCGAGGAGCCCGTGCTGTCGGAAAACGCCGAGGCGCTGCGCGACATCGTCAACCAGACCAACACGCCGATCGCGCTCGGCGAACGGCTGTACTCGCGCTGGGACTTCAAGCACATCCTCGCGGGCGGCTACGTGGACATCATCCAGCCCGACGCGTCGCACGCGGGCGGCATCACCGAGTGCCGCAAGATCGCCACGCTCGCGGAAAGCTACGACGTCGCGCTCGCGCTGCACTGCCCGCTCGGCCCGATCGCGCTCGCCGCATGCCTGCAGCTCGATGCGGTCAGCTACAACGCGTTCATCCAGGAGCAGAGCCTCGGCATCCACTACAACCAGGGCAACGACCTGCTCGACTACCTGCGCAACCCCGAGGTGTTCCGCTACGAGGACGGCTTCGTCGCGATCCCGCAGGGCCCGGGCCTCGGCATCGACGTCAACGAGGAGAAGGTGCGCGAGATGGCCAGGACCGGCCACCGCTGGCGCAACCCGGTGTGGCGCCACGAGGACGGCAGCGTCGCCGAGTGGTGA